In Setaria italica strain Yugu1 chromosome IX, Setaria_italica_v2.0, whole genome shotgun sequence, the genomic stretch gttcagacttcagacttcAGGCTAAAAAATCTCAAAATAAACAAGCTTCAATCTGCAAGTGAAAATCGAAGTAGCAGCCGCCGACTACTATGAATTATCTATATGCTGGAACAGCCTAATATGAAATATCTGCAAGTGACTGTTAAAGAACACAAAGAAAATTATGGTTTACATGAGAACCGAACTGACCATCTCAAGTTTCAAGCACTTGGGTGTTTAGAGGCAAATTGGATAAATACCTATTTCAGTTAACGCAATATAGCATAACACTGCCCGTTCGGTGCCATCATATTACAAACTAAAATCTATGCTCTTCCCCTCATGTGAACTGGGCCAGGAACCTATGCAAGATCAGCATTTTCCTCCTGCTACAGAACCAGTTCTTGTATAGCTAGAGGCCCAACCACACCCCAAAAACCCTCCTCAACTTCTCATCTGACTGGAACTACAAAGAATTAGAGAAAGTGAAAGGAATCATGTGACCAAGCGGTCTCATACTACACTGAGATGTTGAAACCCTGACGCCATCGTCACAGATGGCGGAACAAGCCTGATTCAGCCTTCAGTAACTGCCTATGTGCTAATTCTGATCTTCTGGTGCTTTGGCAGTCCAGTACGTCTTGACCGCCATGAGGACCTTCTCTGGGTTGAAGGGGCCGTCCTCATGGTCCATGATGCGGCTCTCCCACCGCATTCGCTTGGTTATTGCCTGGACTTTCGTGAGCACATCAACCGTGTCACGGATGATAGCTGTGCCCTCGGGCCTTAGTATCCTATCCATCTCCAAGAGGATGTCAGTTATATCACACCTGAAAAGTTTAGGAAAAAAACATCATGAGGGCCTGTGCATTGTCAATTGTCTTATATTATGGATATTTTGGAGCTGGACCATTGCTCCCATGCTTGCTGACAAAGGAACTCATGCGAACAACCAGATCCATTTTAGCACGCATGTGGTACAGGAAGTGGCCAAAATATCACAATTGCGCTTTCAGAAATGCATACAAGGATAGCAGTTAAACTAGAGTCCTGTGTTACAGGCAATATCAACAGTAAATTGTACTGCACAGTACATGCAGTAATCAGCTAGGCAAGGTAACGATCTAGCAAGGACTGAAGGACTATCTCATTTAATTTGCGCTGAAGATGTTGCATGAGATGTCTAGCATAACCTTCACTAACACACAAATATCTTCTCATAATCATAAACCACAAAACATTTCTTTTGATAAAAGTAAGCTGGTATGTTCCTTAAAAAGGCTAAGCTGAGTTACAGTTGATGATTTTTAAGGCAGACAAATGATGGCAAAACAAGGGTAACAAGAAGAACATAGGAAGAAATAATGTCTTGAGCATGGCTAAAAGAAAGGGTGAAGTAAGGAATTTCCGTACCTGTCTTGGTAGATGCTAAACAAATTGTCAGCATGCAGGAGGTCATAGGTTCTTGGATACGTTGAGAAAGCTTCACACCAGTCCTGGTATGTGCCAATGAACCCTCGCTCATATATTGCCCCAAGGGTGTCCCGGTCAGAATTAACAGGGACAACATTCATCACCCACACAGGGTACTTCAccaaagaagcagcaaacccACCCATGTTTGCGTTCATGTCCATCACATTTCTGTATCTATTCTCTGCTATGGGTATGGTGCGCTTGTAGTATGCTATTCTCTTCTCCCACAACTTCTTGTCCTCATCAAACTTCTTTGCATCTAATCCGGGTATCATGCCCCTTCTAATCCTGGGGGGAACTATGAATGCCCTCTCTGGCCATCTCTCTACGGCTCCACCTGCCACTTCTCCCTGGTTGCTTACTTCTGGCAATGGAGTAACACAGGCTTCCATCTGCCTGTACCTGTATATGGAACGGGAAAAGAATTAAACAACTAAATGGCTTATCAGACATTTTTTAttggttaaaaaaaattccatacCAAGCAGCATCAGGATTGTCACTCTTGCATATATGGGGTGTCTTGTATGTCTTCTTAATGTTGGCACACTCAAGGTGGTTCTTAGGCTTCTGCCAGATGGAGAGATCCCCCTTCTCAACAACCTTGTTCCAGCAAAGGCTCCTTGCAACATCCTCAATCTTGTCTTGCTCTTGCTTGAGGTCATCCTTTGTCCTCTCCCACCCCTTGTGGTGCGTCTTCCAATTGATTGGAGGGCCCGAGAGAATCCAATATCCTCCTGGCCTTAGAATTCTATCGACTTCAGCAAGGTATAGTCCATCTAAAGGAAATTTGAAACCGTCCACTCAATTAGTCAGTTCATTTTTCTACCCAAGGACAAGATATGATACTCATTAGAGCGAATGCTAGAGGTGTGAAGTGCTCACCATGTGCATACCAAGGAATTAGACAGCGTGAGCAATGCGCCATATCAAATGCCCTAGATGGGTAAGGCAACCTGTGCTTCCCCATCACACCAATGATGGCAGGGACACCTCTTTCCAGTGCAAATTGCACCTGAGCTTCGTGAGTGTCCCTTGGCGCGAACGACATGGCAATGATGTTCCTCTTCAGCAAGTAAGCCCCCCAACTAGCAACCTTCAACAACAAAAGCATCAGcaccatcacaattcacaacatCTATAAACCTCAACCAAGGCGTTCCTCCACTTACCCCGCATCCTGTGTCGACAGCAGTCCTGATCTGCCCATCTGACAACGAGATGAGCTTATTGATATCATCGATGTAGGCATCAGCGCCACGGGGAAACATGGTGCCACCACCGGGGAACCGGAACT encodes the following:
- the LOC101774305 gene encoding probable methyltransferase PMT18 isoform X2, with product MPKEYPASPKAQQLQESKKQRLTYILVVSALCIAFYVLGAWQNTTLPKPVGNSAAITRVGCDPATSTASSSASVPSFGPGSGEVLDFDAHHRLAINDTDAGAGLQQFPACPLNFSEYTPCEDRTRGRRFDRTMLVYRERHCPGKDEQVRCLIPAPPGYRTPFKWPKSRDYAYFNNIPHKELSIEKAVQNWIQVEGDKFRFPGGGTMFPRGADAYIDDINKLISLSDGQIRTAVDTGCGVASWGAYLLKRNIIAMSFAPRDTHEAQVQFALERGVPAIIGVMGKHRLPYPSRAFDMAHCSRCLIPWYAHDGLYLAEVDRILRPGGYWILSGPPINWKTHHKGWERTKDDLKQEQDKIEDVARSLCWNKVVEKGDLSIWQKPKNHLECANIKKTYKTPHICKSDNPDAAWYRQMEACVTPLPEVSNQGEVAGGAVERWPERAFIVPPRIRRGMIPGLDAKKFDEDKKLWEKRIAYYKRTIPIAENRYRNVMDMNANMGGFAASLVKYPVWVMNVVPVNSDRDTLGAIYERGFIGTYQDWCEAFSTYPRTYDLLHADNLFSIYQDRCDITDILLEMDRILRPEGTAIIRDTVDVLTKVQAITKRMRWESRIMDHEDGPFNPEKVLMAVKTYWTAKAPEDQN
- the LOC101774305 gene encoding probable methyltransferase PMT18 isoform X1 → MTGAMPKEYPASPKAQQLQESKKQRLTYILVVSALCIAFYVLGAWQNTTLPKPVGNSAAITRVGCDPATSTASSSASVPSFGPGSGEVLDFDAHHRLAINDTDAGAGLQQFPACPLNFSEYTPCEDRTRGRRFDRTMLVYRERHCPGKDEQVRCLIPAPPGYRTPFKWPKSRDYAYFNNIPHKELSIEKAVQNWIQVEGDKFRFPGGGTMFPRGADAYIDDINKLISLSDGQIRTAVDTGCGVASWGAYLLKRNIIAMSFAPRDTHEAQVQFALERGVPAIIGVMGKHRLPYPSRAFDMAHCSRCLIPWYAHDGLYLAEVDRILRPGGYWILSGPPINWKTHHKGWERTKDDLKQEQDKIEDVARSLCWNKVVEKGDLSIWQKPKNHLECANIKKTYKTPHICKSDNPDAAWYRQMEACVTPLPEVSNQGEVAGGAVERWPERAFIVPPRIRRGMIPGLDAKKFDEDKKLWEKRIAYYKRTIPIAENRYRNVMDMNANMGGFAASLVKYPVWVMNVVPVNSDRDTLGAIYERGFIGTYQDWCEAFSTYPRTYDLLHADNLFSIYQDRCDITDILLEMDRILRPEGTAIIRDTVDVLTKVQAITKRMRWESRIMDHEDGPFNPEKVLMAVKTYWTAKAPEDQN